The proteins below come from a single Spirochaetia bacterium 38H-sp genomic window:
- the cas8a1 gene encoding type I-B CRISPR-associated protein Cas8b1/Cst1, which yields MRYCVYLRDWYYNSGIVGFINVLGENEININKIKKDFDAKLEIGENYIEFSTDILNDFYEKYKKQVFDIFFDIDNYKERIDRLIEKIKNSSGKIPKKLLQETALSGKVVNSFIEEVVGKDLNKIFSGQNVLKEITNVKKELDKFKNNNDVYFYLKQKNSNFIDYFLNNEVDKRICSYQKVKEYIDKLNADNSPKNKSQQCYICGHLKKSYDFSNAITQVLGFNSDNSNWIWGFKGSKVKICPLCALIYTCAVPGMVFIKRNIKGEYKTFFYALNRNTNLETLFNTFWLFKNRIEEKENQEKPFYTIVNEITLEIVKNKAEAFFENINFIEMAENSFGGQGTKSYNVYNYNITPDLAGFIKSLEDGQVPRGGYILNDIYYDIAEEILKKTVDMTLNYSDLSRYFDYYIRSLELHSKYKVRYSIYTVMKYILKYILKLKGGNMEEQAKIVGKAFGNGREVAQKIQQENKIKGIAYQLLNDLKIADRNSFMDKYLRLSMSYGLEIKLGGNKELTDLDNFMSFGYAFVNGLLAKSSNLNKEEE from the coding sequence ATGAGATATTGTGTTTATCTAAGAGATTGGTATTACAACTCTGGTATTGTCGGCTTTATAAATGTTTTAGGTGAAAATGAAATAAATATAAACAAAATAAAAAAAGATTTTGATGCAAAACTGGAAATAGGAGAAAATTATATAGAATTTTCAACTGATATATTAAATGACTTTTATGAAAAATATAAAAAACAGGTTTTTGATATTTTTTTTGATATTGATAATTATAAAGAGAGAATAGATAGGCTGATAGAAAAAATTAAAAATTCTAGTGGAAAGATACCTAAAAAATTATTGCAGGAAACAGCTTTAAGCGGAAAAGTAGTTAACAGCTTCATAGAAGAAGTTGTTGGCAAAGACTTAAATAAAATTTTTTCAGGACAAAATGTGTTAAAAGAGATTACTAATGTTAAAAAAGAACTGGATAAATTTAAAAATAATAATGATGTTTATTTTTATTTAAAACAAAAAAATAGTAATTTTATTGACTATTTCCTTAATAATGAAGTAGATAAAAGAATTTGTTCTTATCAAAAAGTTAAAGAATATATCGATAAATTAAATGCAGATAATAGTCCAAAGAATAAAAGCCAGCAGTGTTATATCTGTGGTCATTTAAAAAAATCATATGATTTTAGTAATGCAATTACGCAGGTCTTGGGGTTTAACTCTGATAATTCCAACTGGATATGGGGATTTAAGGGTTCAAAGGTAAAAATATGTCCACTATGTGCCTTAATTTATACCTGTGCTGTACCTGGTATGGTTTTTATCAAAAGAAATATCAAAGGTGAGTACAAAACCTTTTTTTATGCTTTAAACAGAAATACTAATTTAGAAACGCTTTTTAACACTTTTTGGCTTTTTAAAAATAGAATTGAAGAAAAAGAGAACCAGGAGAAACCATTTTATACAATAGTCAATGAGATTACTCTGGAAATTGTAAAAAATAAAGCAGAGGCTTTTTTTGAAAACATAAACTTCATTGAGATGGCCGAAAATAGTTTTGGTGGACAGGGAACAAAAAGTTATAATGTGTATAACTATAATATAACACCCGATTTGGCAGGATTTATTAAAAGTCTTGAAGATGGCCAAGTACCTCGAGGGGGATATATCCTTAATGATATTTATTATGATATAGCAGAAGAAATCTTAAAAAAAACTGTTGATATGACTTTAAACTATTCTGATTTATCAAGGTATTTTGATTACTATATAAGATCACTAGAATTACACTCAAAATATAAAGTTCGTTATTCAATATATACAGTTATGAAATATATATTAAAATACATTTTAAAACTGAAAGGAGGAAATATGGAAGAGCAAGCAAAAATTGTAGGCAAAGCTTTTGGTAATGGACGGGAAGTTGCCCAGAAAATTCAGCAGGAAAATAAAATAAAGGGAATTGCTTATCAGTTATTAAATGACTTAAAAATAGCTGATAGAAATTCATTTATGGATAAATACTTAAGATTATCAATGTCTTATGGATTAGAAATTAAGCTCGGTGGCAACAAAGAACTGACTGATTTAGATAATTTTATGAGTTTTGGTTATGCTTTTGTTAATGGACTTTTGGCTAAGAGTTCAAATTTAAATAAAGAGGAGGAGTAA
- the cas6 gene encoding CRISPR-associated endoribonuclease Cas6, producing MRFSSKIYLEEENITIPPDSRPSILSLIKEAIKNSGEGSAKFYDKYYARNTYKPFTFSSYIPIKKTDKGSTLDGQYITLTFSTNDYEFLLRVYNGLNNQDIKKKIKLFGKTIKSISGFYLYPEKKINKDKITFKTLSPILVREAKQNGKFLLPDNTCIKANRKEYKTWEKISERDFIEAFCHNLAAQAKRELGIDIEEKDIKIENLNTKTIPVVHGSGNPDHQYKQVYPGIKGIITIQAPPKLLQLFYDNGIGAKKSQGFGMLEVVE from the coding sequence ATGCGCTTTTCCAGCAAAATCTACCTGGAAGAAGAAAATATAACAATCCCCCCAGATAGCAGGCCGTCAATATTATCTCTCATAAAAGAAGCCATAAAAAACAGCGGAGAAGGCAGTGCAAAATTTTATGACAAATATTATGCAAGAAACACATACAAGCCATTTACCTTCTCATCATATATACCAATAAAAAAAACAGATAAAGGCAGCACACTGGACGGACAATACATAACCCTCACATTTTCTACAAATGACTATGAATTCTTATTGAGAGTATATAACGGACTCAATAACCAAGATATAAAGAAAAAAATCAAACTTTTTGGTAAGACAATAAAAAGCATATCAGGATTCTATCTATATCCAGAAAAAAAAATAAACAAAGATAAAATAACATTTAAAACACTCTCTCCAATACTTGTAAGAGAAGCCAAACAAAATGGCAAATTCCTTCTTCCTGATAACACCTGTATAAAAGCCAATAGAAAAGAATATAAAACATGGGAAAAAATATCAGAAAGAGATTTTATAGAAGCCTTTTGCCATAACCTTGCAGCACAAGCAAAAAGAGAACTAGGAATAGATATAGAAGAAAAAGACATAAAAATAGAGAACCTCAATACAAAAACAATCCCCGTAGTACACGGCTCTGGAAACCCTGACCATCAATATAAACAAGTATACCCCGGGATAAAAGGGATAATAACCATCCAGGCACCTCCAAAACTTCTCCAACTCTTCTACGATAATGGAATAGGAGCCAAGAAAAGCCAAGGCTTTGGTATGCTGGAGGTGGTAGAATGA
- the nrdR gene encoding transcriptional regulator NrdR, translating into MKCPHCGSTDDKVVETRNIAGGESVRRRRECLSCGYRFTSYERVEEKPLMVIKRNGRREPFDRSKLEKGILRAVEKLSVSMDTVEEIVNRIEEQVLLNNPSREVKSSELGDVVLSELKRLDYVAYIRFASVYKNFRDLRAFLEEIENIKN; encoded by the coding sequence ATGAAGTGTCCGCATTGCGGTTCTACGGATGATAAGGTTGTAGAGACTAGAAATATTGCCGGCGGGGAGAGTGTGAGAAGAAGGCGGGAGTGTCTTTCCTGCGGGTATCGTTTTACTTCTTATGAGCGGGTGGAGGAGAAGCCTCTTATGGTGATTAAGAGAAACGGGAGGCGCGAGCCTTTTGACAGGTCCAAGCTTGAGAAGGGGATTCTAAGGGCTGTCGAGAAGCTTTCTGTTTCTATGGATACGGTTGAGGAGATTGTTAATCGTATCGAGGAGCAGGTGCTGCTCAATAATCCTTCCAGAGAGGTTAAGAGCTCGGAGCTTGGCGATGTTGTGCTTTCTGAGCTTAAGAGGCTGGATTATGTGGCTTATATCCGATTTGCTTCTGTGTACAAGAATTTTAGAGATCTTAGGGCTTTTCTGGAAGAGATTGAGAATATTAAAAATTAG
- a CDS encoding ribonucleoside triphosphate reductase produces MDIASSDARVMPVRHVIKRDGQLEFYDRSRIRSAIGKAIESTRGDKDPELADRLTSLVEDKIRTMMQGRHPNSAPAVEEIQDLVETVLIEERLVDIARAYIIYRAQHGVMRDTKSLTLDIESTMDGYLAQTDWRVNENANVNFSLGGLILHNSGTITANYWLKKIYPKEVAEAHINADFHIHDLSMFSGYCAGWSLRQLIQEGLGGVEGKVASTPARHLSTLVQQMVNFLGVLQNEWAGAQAFSSFDTYLAPFVKIDNLDYKSVKQCIQSFVFGVNTPSRWGSQAPFTNITMDWVVPEDLKDRPAIVGGKEQDFSYGDCQKEMDMINRAFMEVMLEGDANGRGFHYPIPTYNITRDFNWDSDNAKMLFEMTGKYGTPYFQNFINSDLNPGDVRSMCCRLQLDKRELRKRGGGLFGSDEFTGSIGVVTINLPRIGYLSDSRTEFFRRLNNLMDLAAESLTIKRKVITRLLEAGLFPYTKRYLKHLDNHFSTIGLVGMNECLLNFMGKDITTKEGKNFALEVLQHMRKRLQDYQEDTGNLFNLEATPAESTSYRLARHDKKHYPNIITSGTDEPYYTNSTQLPVDYTTDIFEALDHQEELQIQYTGGTVVHGFIGESIEDWELTKKLVKTIAENYRIPYFTISPTFSICPVHGYLKGEQRYCPHCEREEREKILQQIQELEEQKAKLAI; encoded by the coding sequence ATGGACATTGCTTCTTCTGATGCAAGGGTTATGCCTGTGCGTCATGTCATCAAGCGCGATGGTCAGCTCGAGTTTTACGATAGGTCGAGAATCAGGTCTGCTATTGGCAAGGCTATTGAGAGTACTCGCGGCGATAAGGATCCGGAGCTTGCAGATAGGCTTACTTCTCTTGTGGAGGATAAGATCAGGACTATGATGCAGGGCAGGCATCCCAATTCTGCTCCGGCTGTGGAGGAGATCCAGGATCTTGTGGAGACTGTGCTGATAGAAGAGAGGCTTGTGGATATTGCCAGGGCTTATATTATCTATAGGGCTCAGCATGGTGTTATGCGTGATACCAAGAGTCTTACGCTTGATATTGAGAGTACTATGGATGGGTATCTTGCTCAGACAGACTGGAGGGTCAATGAGAATGCCAATGTCAATTTTTCTCTTGGTGGGCTTATTCTGCATAACTCAGGTACTATAACTGCAAACTATTGGCTTAAGAAGATTTATCCCAAGGAGGTTGCAGAGGCTCATATCAATGCGGATTTTCATATCCATGATTTGTCTATGTTCTCAGGTTATTGTGCGGGATGGTCGCTAAGACAGCTTATACAGGAGGGGCTTGGTGGTGTTGAGGGTAAGGTAGCTTCTACTCCTGCAAGGCATCTTTCTACGCTGGTCCAGCAGATGGTCAATTTTCTCGGTGTTCTGCAGAATGAGTGGGCCGGTGCTCAGGCTTTTTCTAGTTTTGATACTTATCTCGCTCCTTTTGTTAAGATCGATAATCTGGATTATAAGTCTGTAAAACAGTGTATCCAAAGTTTTGTCTTTGGTGTAAACACGCCTTCCAGATGGGGCAGCCAGGCTCCGTTTACCAATATCACTATGGATTGGGTTGTCCCTGAGGATTTAAAGGACAGGCCAGCTATTGTGGGTGGTAAGGAGCAGGATTTTTCTTATGGCGATTGTCAGAAAGAGATGGATATGATAAACCGCGCGTTTATGGAGGTTATGCTGGAGGGTGATGCCAATGGACGCGGTTTTCACTACCCTATTCCCACATACAATATAACCCGCGATTTTAACTGGGACAGCGATAATGCAAAGATGCTTTTTGAGATGACGGGTAAGTACGGTACACCGTATTTTCAGAACTTTATCAACTCAGATCTCAATCCCGGTGATGTCAGGTCAATGTGTTGCAGATTGCAGCTTGATAAGCGAGAGCTTAGAAAAAGAGGCGGAGGTCTTTTTGGCTCAGATGAGTTTACAGGTTCTATAGGTGTTGTTACCATAAATCTTCCACGTATAGGATATTTGTCTGATTCTCGTACGGAGTTTTTTAGAAGGCTCAACAATCTTATGGATCTTGCGGCAGAGTCTCTTACCATAAAGAGAAAGGTCATAACAAGGCTTCTTGAGGCTGGTTTGTTTCCTTATACCAAGCGCTATCTCAAGCACCTGGATAATCATTTCTCTACTATTGGCCTTGTGGGGATGAATGAGTGTCTTCTTAACTTTATGGGTAAGGATATAACTACAAAAGAGGGTAAGAATTTTGCACTGGAAGTCTTACAGCATATGCGCAAGAGGCTGCAGGATTACCAGGAGGATACTGGCAATCTGTTTAACCTGGAGGCAACTCCTGCAGAAAGTACAAGTTACAGGCTAGCACGACATGACAAGAAACACTATCCAAATATCATAACATCCGGAACGGATGAGCCATATTATACTAACTCTACGCAACTTCCAGTTGATTATACAACGGATATTTTTGAGGCTCTTGATCATCAGGAAGAGCTTCAGATTCAATATACAGGTGGAACTGTTGTACATGGTTTTATAGGGGAGTCTATAGAAGACTGGGAACTTACCAAGAAGCTTGTAAAGACAATAGCGGAGAATTACAGGATTCCGTATTTTACAATTAGCCCCACCTTTTCCATATGTCCGGTGCACGGATATCTCAAGGGAGAGCAAAGATACTGCCCTCACTGTGAGAGAGAAGAGAGAGAAAAGATACTCCAGCAGATACAGGAGCTGGAAGAACAAAAAGCAAAACTTGCAATATAA
- the nrdD gene encoding anaerobic ribonucleoside-triphosphate reductase: protein MSTITKTEIERKIEELKEQLKNVRGRRTEIYTRIVGYYRSLDNWNKGKKEEYKHRKTFLPTSIEKDFSIKTEEILYFYRQDCPYCPAVKNILAEENMEYKSVDVDTVEGLALAEKYGIFGTPTVLFLDADKKERARATSPDTLRNIIEEKLTTC from the coding sequence ATGAGTACAATAACTAAGACAGAGATAGAAAGAAAGATAGAAGAGCTTAAAGAACAGCTTAAGAATGTAAGAGGAAGAAGAACAGAGATATACACAAGGATAGTAGGCTACTACCGCTCGCTTGATAACTGGAACAAAGGTAAAAAAGAGGAATACAAGCATAGAAAAACATTTCTGCCCACAAGTATAGAAAAGGATTTTAGCATAAAGACAGAGGAGATTCTCTATTTTTACAGACAGGACTGTCCCTATTGTCCTGCAGTAAAGAATATACTGGCAGAAGAAAATATGGAGTATAAGTCAGTGGACGTGGATACAGTAGAAGGCCTTGCCCTTGCAGAAAAATACGGTATATTTGGCACACCTACAGTACTCTTTCTTGATGCAGACAAAAAAGAAAGAGCAAGAGCCACATCCCCTGATACACTCAGAAATATAATAGAAGAAAAACTTACAACATGCTAA
- a CDS encoding anaerobic ribonucleoside-triphosphate reductase activating protein — MLKKARLGIIKTSFIDYPGKISTLLFTGGCNLRCPYCHNPELIEGEPDDFLPWQEIKKHLEKRKNLIEGIAITGGEPLIKPWIEKLIIEIKQMGYPVKLDTNGTLSEKLAKVLPILDYIAMDYKTLPDMYNTKLGAQKDMTEEIKASLNLIAERNIPHEIRITTCPTIVDTETIEKIAETLPKGIKNITLAGFRPEKTLDPALSQVSPYPQEIMESWKTIFEKKGINCRIRINKT, encoded by the coding sequence ATGCTAAAAAAAGCACGTCTAGGAATCATAAAGACAAGCTTTATAGACTACCCTGGCAAGATAAGCACCCTCCTTTTTACAGGAGGGTGCAATTTACGTTGTCCATACTGCCACAATCCGGAGCTAATAGAAGGAGAACCTGATGATTTTCTCCCATGGCAAGAAATAAAAAAACATCTGGAAAAAAGAAAAAATCTCATAGAAGGCATCGCAATAACAGGCGGAGAACCACTAATAAAACCATGGATAGAAAAGCTCATAATAGAAATAAAACAAATGGGATACCCCGTAAAACTGGACACCAACGGCACACTTTCTGAAAAACTCGCAAAAGTTCTTCCCATACTTGACTATATAGCAATGGATTACAAAACACTCCCGGACATGTACAACACAAAACTAGGCGCACAAAAAGACATGACAGAAGAAATAAAAGCAAGCCTCAACCTCATAGCAGAAAGAAACATACCACACGAGATAAGAATCACAACATGCCCAACAATAGTAGATACAGAGACCATAGAAAAAATAGCAGAAACCCTCCCTAAAGGAATAAAAAACATAACACTTGCAGGATTTAGACCAGAAAAAACACTAGACCCGGCACTATCTCAAGTCTCCCCCTACCCCCAAGAAATAATGGAATCATGGAAAACTATCTTTGAGAAAAAAGGAATAAACTGCAGAATAAGAATAAATAAGACATAA
- a CDS encoding ATP-binding protein has product MRIKLSIHAGAKITEVFALLKKIEMNGFEEESQSIVYALIELISNSLRAQRSKKVNIPVQLIMEIKDNTFLAMIKDHGGGFDPGKLPYDISMPAEKIDTQSHEFKEYREKTNNKHFGLGIYIAKKIFDKLSISFFDGEETQTKTYSPSIQGTIIKCSLKIGAKK; this is encoded by the coding sequence TTGCGCATTAAATTATCCATACATGCTGGGGCAAAAATAACAGAAGTATTTGCTCTACTCAAGAAAATAGAAATGAACGGCTTTGAAGAAGAAAGTCAGAGCATTGTCTATGCACTCATAGAATTGATAAGCAACTCTTTGAGAGCTCAGCGCAGCAAAAAAGTAAATATTCCGGTGCAACTAATAATGGAAATAAAAGACAACACATTCCTTGCCATGATAAAAGACCACGGAGGAGGTTTTGATCCAGGGAAGCTTCCATATGATATAAGCATGCCTGCAGAAAAAATAGATACACAGAGTCACGAGTTTAAGGAATACAGGGAAAAAACCAACAATAAGCATTTTGGCCTCGGCATCTATATAGCAAAAAAGATATTTGACAAACTCAGTATAAGCTTCTTTGACGGGGAAGAAACACAAACAAAGACATATTCCCCGAGTATACAAGGGACAATAATAAAATGCAGCCTTAAAATAGGAGCAAAAAAATGA
- a CDS encoding PilZ domain-containing protein, whose amino-acid sequence MNHEKRSVERDIIYCKALFTDKEIPSYLRDISLLGCRIDIVNPIQTQIGDKHIIKLFPLEETGIPFFSVSAEVRWIKNGSDFLTLGLRFFDVPIENTLRLKKLVEFIHNHNKDQ is encoded by the coding sequence ATGAACCACGAAAAAAGGAGTGTGGAAAGAGACATCATATACTGCAAAGCATTGTTCACAGATAAGGAAATTCCTTCTTATCTGAGAGATATATCCCTTCTGGGATGCAGAATAGATATAGTAAATCCCATACAGACACAGATAGGTGACAAACATATAATAAAACTCTTTCCTCTAGAAGAGACAGGTATCCCTTTTTTCTCAGTATCAGCAGAAGTACGATGGATAAAAAACGGCTCTGACTTTTTAACGCTTGGACTCAGATTCTTTGACGTCCCCATAGAAAACACCCTCAGATTAAAAAAACTGGTAGAGTTTATACACAATCATAACAAAGACCAGTAG
- a CDS encoding STAS domain-containing protein: MEINTQKKGDTVIFFLQGEMDLYNSHMLKEHLSKIKEQNPKKIIINMKDVPYIDSSGIGALIYVYSSLKKEHIDFAITGIDGTVKRVIELTKLSEYFPIE; this comes from the coding sequence ATGGAGATAAATACCCAAAAAAAAGGAGATACTGTAATTTTTTTTCTTCAAGGTGAGATGGACTTGTATAACTCCCACATGTTAAAAGAGCATCTATCCAAGATAAAAGAACAAAATCCCAAAAAAATAATAATAAATATGAAGGATGTGCCATATATAGATTCCAGCGGAATAGGAGCACTTATATATGTATATTCTTCTTTAAAGAAAGAACACATTGACTTTGCCATAACAGGCATAGATGGTACAGTAAAGAGAGTAATAGAGCTTACAAAATTATCAGAGTATTTCCCAATAGAATAA
- a CDS encoding PilZ domain-containing protein, with the protein MGIELKRIEKEFILKSILDEEIPLEILLQKKRFRAKLYKVEESFNKMYIFVEDNPVITVPIGDVISVYFKFHGTLMTFSVVYLGIEGDCVVTNLPAGVYRDLEREFERVRHPENIGLSFSLKGEKFVLNFPTINKENVTSPPVVSSSFDSTTISALITDFRNKIKDLSSESKIVMFKERKPETTEEKIIVNTGKMLLFPQSYIYNSFKMERLYPRISPISADSLMLYFKEQGMDMQASKNKIRAMIEEKKNKAISRELYAPVIFYQYVVAYVYLVSGKDKRYEYDRTILDYVHEFCMSFAYSLKIHGYFKPQKVKNTYNDSEIIDISLTGVLFSVPLSLSEDNFVLFTDMEICLNIEGKDIPVMGRIVRKSKDADRLYVAVSFLDLKPDDRLFLARSIYGQDFMGEF; encoded by the coding sequence ATGGGCATAGAGTTAAAGAGAATAGAAAAGGAGTTTATACTCAAGAGCATTCTTGACGAGGAAATACCTCTTGAGATTCTTCTTCAAAAAAAACGTTTTAGAGCAAAGCTCTATAAAGTTGAGGAATCCTTTAACAAGATGTACATCTTTGTGGAGGATAACCCTGTAATAACTGTGCCTATAGGTGATGTAATAAGTGTATATTTTAAGTTTCATGGTACTCTTATGACCTTTTCTGTAGTTTATCTTGGGATAGAGGGTGACTGTGTTGTCACCAACCTGCCTGCCGGAGTTTATAGGGATCTTGAGAGAGAATTTGAGAGAGTTAGGCATCCAGAGAATATAGGGCTTTCTTTTTCCTTAAAGGGAGAAAAATTTGTTCTTAATTTCCCAACTATTAATAAGGAAAACGTTACCAGTCCGCCTGTTGTTTCTTCTTCTTTTGATTCTACAACCATATCCGCACTTATAACAGATTTTAGAAATAAGATAAAAGACCTTTCTTCTGAGAGCAAGATAGTGATGTTTAAAGAAAGAAAGCCAGAAACAACAGAAGAAAAGATTATAGTCAATACAGGTAAGATGCTGCTGTTTCCTCAAAGCTATATATATAACTCTTTTAAGATGGAAAGACTCTATCCGAGAATAAGCCCTATTTCTGCTGATTCCCTTATGCTTTATTTTAAAGAGCAGGGCATGGATATGCAGGCCTCAAAAAACAAAATAAGAGCCATGATAGAAGAGAAAAAAAACAAAGCAATAAGTAGAGAATTATATGCTCCTGTAATATTTTATCAGTATGTTGTTGCCTATGTATATCTTGTAAGCGGAAAAGATAAGCGTTACGAATACGATAGAACCATACTGGACTATGTACATGAGTTTTGTATGAGTTTTGCTTATTCTCTTAAAATACACGGATACTTTAAACCGCAGAAGGTGAAAAACACCTATAATGACTCAGAAATTATAGATATAAGTCTTACTGGTGTGTTGTTTTCTGTTCCTTTGAGTCTGTCGGAAGATAATTTTGTACTTTTTACTGATATGGAAATATGTTTAAATATCGAGGGAAAGGATATACCTGTCATGGGAAGAATTGTCAGAAAATCCAAGGATGCAGATAGACTGTATGTTGCAGTTTCTTTTCTTGATTTGAAACCCGATGACAGGCTGTTTCTTGCACGTTCTATTTATGGGCAGGACTTTATGGGAGAATTTTAA